A stretch of Aminivibrio sp. DNA encodes these proteins:
- a CDS encoding FAD-dependent oxidoreductase, with product MERKKVLIIGGVACGAKTAARLARLAPEFDITVLERGEHISFAGCGFPYFVGDVVKEYKDLVCTPLGIVRDANFFRTVKNVTVHTGCLATRIDRGSKCVIASDAASGEEKTFPYDNLVLATGASPIRLPIPGSDLNRVFTLWTMPDALAMKSALSSGNIKTAVVIGAGLIGMEVVEALSERGVKVSVVDALPTPLPALVGEDFGIRIAKAVKAKGVDFYGGEKVTEITGEGGVVTGVRTDMRCLPADMVLLAVGIRPNTSLARDAGLKLAPNGTIVVDELMRTSDPAIYAGGDCVQTRHLVTKKPVWQPMGSTANRQGRVIADNIAGLATPFSGVLGTGILKLFNLTIGKTGLDERQAKEAGFEPVSIVVEEPDRPHFMPGMGAMTIRLVADRLTRRILGAQIMGTGVVDKRLDVLVAAVSSEMTVDLLADGDFAYAPPFSTALDPNTHAANALKNKMDGLVKTYQAKELRERMEGANPPLLLDVRTPGELDQQGRLPYEFMNIPLGKLRERIGELPRDREIVAFCKISVRGWDALATLKGAGFDNAALLEGGVMAWPYELK from the coding sequence ATGGAAAGGAAAAAGGTGCTCATCATCGGGGGCGTAGCGTGCGGTGCCAAGACGGCCGCCAGGCTCGCCAGGCTTGCTCCTGAGTTCGACATCACGGTGCTTGAGCGGGGGGAACACATCAGCTTCGCCGGGTGCGGCTTTCCATATTTCGTCGGGGACGTAGTGAAGGAGTACAAAGACCTGGTCTGCACCCCCCTCGGCATCGTCCGGGACGCAAACTTCTTCAGAACGGTGAAGAACGTCACGGTCCACACGGGCTGTCTCGCCACCAGGATCGACAGGGGAAGCAAGTGCGTCATCGCCTCCGACGCGGCCTCGGGCGAAGAAAAGACCTTTCCGTACGACAACCTCGTGCTTGCCACGGGAGCCTCCCCCATTCGCCTCCCCATACCGGGCAGCGATCTCAACAGGGTTTTCACCCTCTGGACCATGCCCGACGCCCTGGCCATGAAATCTGCCCTCTCATCGGGAAACATCAAAACTGCGGTCGTCATCGGCGCCGGCCTCATCGGCATGGAAGTCGTTGAGGCCCTTTCGGAACGGGGTGTCAAAGTTTCCGTGGTGGACGCCCTTCCCACGCCCCTTCCGGCCCTCGTGGGCGAAGATTTCGGCATCCGGATCGCCAAAGCGGTCAAGGCGAAAGGCGTCGATTTCTACGGCGGCGAGAAAGTCACGGAAATCACCGGCGAGGGCGGGGTCGTCACCGGAGTCAGGACGGACATGCGCTGCCTGCCTGCGGACATGGTGCTCCTGGCGGTGGGCATCAGGCCGAACACCAGCCTTGCCCGGGACGCGGGCCTGAAGCTTGCCCCCAACGGGACCATCGTGGTGGACGAACTGATGAGAACGAGCGACCCGGCCATCTACGCCGGGGGCGACTGCGTGCAGACACGGCACCTTGTCACGAAAAAGCCCGTATGGCAGCCCATGGGCTCCACGGCAAACCGCCAGGGAAGGGTGATCGCCGACAACATCGCCGGACTCGCCACGCCCTTCTCGGGGGTCCTCGGGACGGGCATCCTGAAGCTTTTCAACCTGACCATAGGCAAGACGGGCCTCGACGAGAGGCAGGCGAAGGAGGCGGGCTTCGAGCCCGTGAGCATCGTGGTGGAAGAACCGGACCGGCCCCACTTCATGCCCGGCATGGGGGCCATGACCATCCGGCTGGTGGCGGACAGGTTGACCCGCCGGATCCTGGGAGCCCAGATCATGGGCACAGGGGTGGTGGACAAGCGCCTTGACGTCCTCGTGGCGGCCGTCTCCTCGGAGATGACGGTGGACCTCCTGGCCGACGGCGACTTCGCCTACGCCCCGCCCTTCTCCACGGCCCTCGACCCGAACACCCACGCGGCCAACGCTCTGAAGAACAAAATGGACGGCCTCGTGAAGACCTACCAGGCAAAGGAACTCCGGGAACGGATGGAGGGAGCGAATCCCCCGCTGCTGCTCGACGTGAGGACTCCGGGAGAGCTGGACCAGCAGGGACGGCTCCCCTACGAGTTCATGAACATCCCTCTCGGAAAACTCCGGGAAAGAATCGGCGAACTGCCTCGGGACAGGGAGATCGTGGCCTTCTGCAAAATCTCCGTTCGGGGCTGGGATGCCCTGGCGACCCTGAAAGGGGCGGGCTTCGACAACGCGGCCCTCCTTGAGGGAGGCGTCATGGCCTGGCCCTACGAGCTGAAATAG
- a CDS encoding DUF3343 domain-containing protein: MKDVRCIVTFEVTSMALLFERTCRKKGIPAKVVPVPRKLSSSCGLACEFPCGSADDVRALCIERKIDVESYHELEDDWT, from the coding sequence GTGAAGGACGTGCGCTGCATCGTCACCTTCGAGGTCACCAGCATGGCGCTCCTCTTTGAACGCACCTGCAGAAAAAAGGGCATTCCGGCAAAGGTGGTTCCCGTTCCGCGAAAACTCTCATCCAGCTGCGGCCTCGCCTGCGAATTCCCCTGCGGATCCGCGGACGATGTGCGGGCCCTCTGCATAGAGAGGAAAATCGACGTGGAATCGTACCACGAGCTGGAAGACGACTGGACATAA
- a CDS encoding CapA family protein yields the protein MKVLRTVRALSLLLMLFFLPGPARGAARFSLAAVGDALIHKGVYAAAATKAGGYDFRPMLRMVKSRIAPHDAAFYNQETILGGTKLGLSTYPRFNSPREVGDAFLDADFNLVSLANNHTLDRGEKGVLASLEYWNEKKGVVTAGSSLTAEKEKEIRFFRVNGISCAFLAYTTATNGLKAPEGKEHYVSLYTPEKAKSEVSRAQKKADVVIVSMHWGSEYAFAPTGEQKKIAEHLASLGVSIILGHHPHVVQPVAMVKNTLVVYSLGNFLSAQKDLHKLVGLLVSLDVVRTEMRGETRISFENVTGTLLYNPRRSLLGRYVVVPFDMLREDILKDFTAVYKKYAAIVAGGDSVISMRAPAKAPPPKERPAAKKAPRGK from the coding sequence ATGAAGGTTCTCCGTACCGTTCGAGCTCTTTCTCTCCTTCTCATGCTCTTCTTCCTCCCTGGGCCCGCCCGCGGGGCGGCCCGGTTTTCCCTGGCCGCCGTTGGGGACGCCCTGATCCACAAGGGGGTGTACGCCGCGGCGGCGACAAAAGCCGGCGGGTACGATTTCCGGCCCATGCTCCGTATGGTGAAGAGCAGGATAGCCCCCCATGACGCGGCCTTCTACAACCAGGAGACCATCCTCGGCGGCACGAAGCTCGGGCTGTCCACCTACCCCAGGTTCAATTCCCCCCGGGAGGTAGGGGACGCCTTCCTCGACGCCGATTTCAACCTCGTGTCCCTGGCGAACAACCACACCCTGGACAGGGGGGAGAAGGGGGTGCTTGCCTCGCTGGAATACTGGAACGAAAAGAAGGGCGTGGTGACCGCCGGAAGCAGTCTGACCGCGGAGAAGGAAAAAGAAATCCGGTTTTTCCGGGTAAACGGCATTTCCTGCGCATTCCTGGCCTATACGACCGCCACGAACGGCCTGAAGGCCCCGGAGGGAAAGGAGCACTACGTGAGCCTCTACACGCCGGAAAAGGCCAAGAGCGAAGTATCCCGGGCGCAGAAAAAAGCCGACGTGGTGATCGTCTCCATGCACTGGGGGAGCGAATACGCGTTCGCCCCCACCGGGGAGCAGAAAAAAATCGCTGAACACCTCGCATCCCTCGGCGTTTCCATCATTCTCGGCCACCATCCCCACGTGGTCCAGCCGGTGGCCATGGTAAAGAACACCCTCGTGGTGTATTCCCTCGGCAATTTCCTCTCGGCCCAGAAGGATCTCCACAAGCTCGTGGGCCTGCTTGTCTCCCTTGACGTGGTCAGGACGGAGATGCGGGGGGAGACGCGGATCTCCTTCGAGAACGTCACCGGGACGCTGCTGTACAATCCGCGCCGGTCTCTCCTGGGGCGGTACGTGGTGGTTCCCTTCGACATGCTCAGGGAGGACATCCTGAAGGACTTTACGGCGGTGTATAAAAAGTATGCCGCCATTGTGGCGGGCGGCGATAGTGTCATCTCCATGAGGGCTCCCGCCAAGGCCCCTCCGCCGAAAGAGCGGCCGGCGGCAAAAAAGGCTCCCCGGGGCAAGTGA
- the larC gene encoding nickel pincer cofactor biosynthesis protein LarC encodes MKTLYLDCFAGIAGDMFLGALLDLGQDRKAFLETMESIVLFPGHGHSSAHCHSQDEGHSHGHDHDHHHGPEAGDRLKISITRESRGGIAGTKVSVRNLENHPHRGLSDVLAIIEASPLSPGVKEQSAAAFRLLAEAEAKVHGTTPEEVHFHEVGAIDSIADIIGAFVLVEKAGIEKTVSSPLNVGSGTIKCAHGILPVPAPAAMELLKGIPVYAEGAPMERVTPTGALLVRCLAGEFGPLPAGKVLASGKGLGDRESDIPNLVRAVIVDTPDGSGEDVFRRDRGVVLETNIDDMNPQYYGPVMQRLFAEGALDVWATPMIMKKGRPAVTLSCLCLPEKENVLAEILLRETTTLGLRKYPVDRLKTDHEIVERETSWGLVRFKVARLGGETLRANPEFEDVRRLSEEHSIPLPEMRERLVGEFLL; translated from the coding sequence ATGAAAACACTGTATCTCGACTGTTTCGCCGGCATTGCCGGCGACATGTTTCTCGGAGCCCTGCTCGACCTCGGCCAGGACCGGAAAGCCTTCCTCGAAACCATGGAGAGTATCGTCCTCTTTCCCGGCCACGGCCATTCCTCCGCCCACTGCCACAGCCAAGACGAAGGACATTCCCATGGGCATGACCACGATCATCACCACGGCCCGGAGGCGGGGGACCGGCTGAAAATCTCCATCACCCGGGAAAGCCGGGGCGGGATAGCCGGCACAAAGGTATCGGTCCGCAACCTCGAGAATCATCCCCACCGGGGGCTCTCCGACGTCCTCGCCATTATCGAAGCGAGCCCCCTCTCCCCCGGGGTGAAGGAGCAAAGCGCCGCCGCTTTCCGCCTCCTTGCCGAAGCGGAGGCAAAGGTCCACGGCACCACCCCGGAGGAAGTTCATTTCCACGAGGTCGGGGCCATCGACTCCATCGCCGACATCATCGGCGCCTTCGTCCTGGTGGAGAAGGCGGGCATCGAAAAAACAGTCTCCTCCCCCCTCAATGTGGGGTCGGGAACGATCAAATGCGCCCACGGCATCCTCCCCGTTCCTGCCCCGGCCGCCATGGAACTCCTGAAGGGGATCCCCGTTTACGCCGAAGGAGCCCCCATGGAGCGGGTCACCCCCACGGGCGCCCTCCTGGTCCGGTGCCTGGCAGGGGAGTTCGGCCCCCTTCCGGCGGGAAAAGTCCTGGCGTCAGGCAAGGGGCTGGGCGACAGGGAGAGCGACATCCCCAATCTGGTGCGGGCCGTGATCGTGGACACTCCGGACGGGAGCGGCGAGGACGTTTTCCGGAGGGACCGGGGAGTCGTCCTCGAGACGAACATCGACGACATGAACCCCCAGTACTACGGACCGGTGATGCAGAGGCTCTTTGCCGAGGGGGCCCTCGATGTCTGGGCGACGCCCATGATCATGAAAAAGGGACGCCCTGCGGTGACCCTGAGCTGCCTCTGTCTTCCCGAGAAGGAGAACGTCCTGGCGGAAATCCTCCTCCGGGAGACCACCACCCTCGGCCTGAGGAAATACCCCGTGGACCGGCTGAAGACGGACCACGAGATTGTGGAGCGGGAGACCTCCTGGGGCCTTGTCCGGTTCAAGGTGGCCCGACTCGGCGGCGAGACCCTCCGGGCAAACCCCGAGTTCGAGGATGTCCGAAGGCTGTCGGAGGAACACTCCATCCCCCTGCCGGAGATGCGGGAGCGCCTGGTGGGAGAATTTCTACTCTGA